The following coding sequences are from one Rathayibacter sp. SW19 window:
- a CDS encoding GNAT family N-acetyltransferase — protein MAELRVVELSASNISAANALTLKPGQEQFVAPVSYSAAAAVSNPATTWQRVVVDGDEVVGFVMGSFDDDAEHEEFHSILWRINVDATDQGRGIGKFAVTALADEARARGKKQLNVIWEQGELGPEAFFLRMGFVPVGETQYGEIIGALDL, from the coding sequence ATGGCTGAGTTGCGAGTGGTTGAACTGTCGGCGTCGAACATCTCTGCCGCGAACGCTCTGACTCTGAAACCCGGTCAGGAACAGTTCGTGGCTCCGGTGTCATACTCGGCGGCAGCAGCCGTGAGCAATCCGGCAACCACGTGGCAGCGCGTCGTCGTCGATGGCGACGAAGTCGTCGGCTTCGTGATGGGCAGTTTCGACGACGATGCCGAACACGAGGAATTCCACTCCATCCTGTGGCGCATCAACGTCGACGCCACCGACCAGGGTCGCGGCATCGGTAAGTTCGCTGTCACCGCCCTTGCCGACGAGGCACGGGCGCGCGGCAAGAAGCAGCTCAACGTCATCTGGGAACAGGGTGAGCTCGGACCGGAGGCATTCTTCCTCCGCATGGGCTTCGTGCCGGTCGGTGAGACCCAATACGGCGAAATCATCGGCGCCCTCGACTTGTGA
- a CDS encoding Gfo/Idh/MocA family protein: MPAEAPIRVAVLSFWHVHAGDYAAAAARHPNTELVAVWDDDADRGRAGAAQFGVEFVADLDTLLARGDIDAVTITTSTKEHLDVMVKAAKAGKHIFTEKLLAPTVAAAEEIIRACDDNGVKLIVSLPRLYHGYTQVVEDVLADGRLGTVSYSRVRLSHDGAVANWLPPQFYDLDATFGLALADLGCHPVYLTQLILGPTPKTISSTYTYITGHAVDDNAVVTVTYSGGAIGVIEAGVVSPDPFLIEIGGTKGWLSYSEHNDEVTVALKGHEIEHLPVPDDQPNAFSQWVGHIQNGTRADDNLARALELTRLVAAANNAAHTGNTEDYR; the protein is encoded by the coding sequence ATGCCTGCTGAGGCCCCGATCAGAGTGGCCGTGCTGAGTTTCTGGCACGTGCACGCCGGTGATTATGCTGCGGCGGCCGCGCGGCATCCGAACACAGAACTTGTCGCGGTGTGGGACGACGACGCGGACAGAGGCAGAGCGGGCGCAGCCCAGTTCGGAGTCGAGTTCGTGGCGGACTTGGACACCCTGCTCGCGCGTGGCGACATCGACGCTGTGACGATCACTACGTCGACGAAGGAACACCTCGACGTGATGGTGAAGGCGGCGAAGGCGGGAAAACACATCTTTACGGAGAAGTTGCTCGCGCCGACGGTCGCTGCGGCCGAGGAGATCATCCGCGCCTGCGATGACAATGGCGTGAAACTCATCGTTTCGCTCCCTCGGCTCTATCACGGGTACACGCAGGTCGTGGAGGATGTGCTTGCAGACGGTCGGCTCGGTACGGTCAGCTACAGTCGCGTTCGACTCTCCCACGACGGTGCAGTGGCGAACTGGCTGCCTCCGCAGTTCTACGATCTCGATGCCACTTTCGGCCTCGCCCTCGCCGACCTCGGATGCCACCCCGTCTACCTCACACAGCTCATCCTCGGCCCGACCCCGAAGACCATTTCGTCCACGTACACCTACATCACGGGCCATGCAGTTGATGACAATGCCGTGGTGACGGTGACCTACTCCGGCGGCGCCATTGGGGTCATCGAGGCCGGCGTCGTCTCGCCCGACCCGTTCCTCATTGAAATCGGTGGGACCAAAGGCTGGCTCAGTTATTCCGAGCACAACGACGAGGTCACTGTGGCGCTGAAGGGTCACGAAATCGAGCACCTTCCCGTGCCCGACGATCAACCGAACGCGTTCTCACAGTGGGTCGGCCACATCCAAAACGGTACGAGAGCCGACGACAACCTCGCGCGCGCTCTCGAGTTGACGCGACTCGTCGCGGCAGCAAACAATGCAGCACATACAGGAAACACGGAGGACTACCGATGA
- a CDS encoding ROK family transcriptional regulator: MRAGSNLPAVGGYNQAVILDAVRRAPDGVSRVEVASRTGLSAQTATNIVRRLIDEGLVVEAGTRVNGVGKPRTILRLEPRGRLAVGVHLDPSVITLVLLDLAGKEVARRTLATTPEAKASRTIARIVRAVSALIAEAAVEPSRVIGVGIAAPGPIDVVSGVVLNPPLLTKWHDVPVRDELADALGLPVILEKDVTAAAVAELWMDTTGERSDMVFMYCGTGVGIGVVSRGEVVRGFSNNAGDVGSIIVGDVSGETADRAHDRRGRFGWAMSPRLMVEDAIASGVMGGDATAMTTAEVASAYAQLLGSHGDPRAVALMDAAVADIAQAMLMLVNLLDVDHVVFGGPYFAPLRDAVLSRVPEMVMGSPLYRLPHAVTFGESAIGDDVAAVGAACLVLDHTLSPSTHGLLIPR, translated from the coding sequence ATGCGCGCAGGGAGCAACCTTCCTGCTGTCGGCGGATACAACCAGGCTGTAATCCTTGATGCCGTCAGACGCGCTCCAGACGGCGTGAGCCGTGTCGAGGTGGCCAGTCGTACTGGCCTCTCGGCTCAGACCGCGACGAACATCGTGCGCCGATTGATCGACGAGGGTCTCGTCGTCGAGGCAGGAACGCGAGTGAACGGGGTTGGCAAGCCGCGCACCATTCTGCGGCTCGAACCACGCGGACGGCTGGCAGTCGGCGTGCACTTGGATCCTTCGGTGATCACATTGGTGCTTCTCGATCTCGCGGGTAAGGAGGTCGCCCGCCGCACTCTGGCGACGACTCCGGAAGCCAAGGCTTCGCGTACGATCGCGCGCATCGTGCGGGCGGTGTCCGCCCTGATTGCCGAAGCTGCTGTGGAACCTTCGCGTGTCATCGGCGTCGGTATCGCGGCGCCCGGCCCGATCGACGTTGTCAGTGGGGTTGTGCTCAATCCGCCGCTGCTTACGAAGTGGCATGACGTCCCCGTCAGAGATGAGCTGGCCGACGCACTAGGCCTGCCCGTCATACTGGAGAAGGATGTGACGGCGGCAGCCGTCGCCGAATTGTGGATGGATACGACGGGCGAGCGCAGTGACATGGTGTTCATGTATTGCGGCACTGGCGTCGGAATCGGGGTGGTCTCGCGCGGCGAGGTCGTGCGAGGTTTCTCCAATAACGCTGGCGACGTCGGCAGCATCATCGTCGGCGACGTCTCAGGTGAGACGGCGGACCGCGCACACGATCGTCGAGGACGGTTTGGTTGGGCGATGTCGCCGCGCCTGATGGTCGAGGATGCGATTGCGAGCGGTGTGATGGGGGGCGACGCGACCGCAATGACGACCGCTGAGGTGGCATCGGCATACGCGCAGTTGCTGGGCTCACACGGAGATCCGCGGGCGGTGGCACTCATGGATGCCGCCGTCGCGGATATCGCGCAGGCGATGTTGATGCTCGTCAACCTCCTGGACGTTGATCACGTCGTCTTTGGGGGCCCGTACTTTGCTCCGCTCCGTGACGCGGTGCTTAGCCGTGTGCCTGAGATGGTGATGGGGTCGCCGCTCTATCGGCTTCCTCACGCCGTCACCTTCGGTGAATCTGCAATCGGAGACGACGTTGCCGCAGTCGGCGCAGCCTGCCTGGTGCTCGACCACACTTTGTCGCCAAGCACGCACGGACTGCTCATTCCGCGTTGA
- a CDS encoding Gfo/Idh/MocA family protein encodes MIKVGLIGGGGIASAHIKGYRAHADKIVVVAVADAFEPTAIRRGKELGASEYTDYREMIANEELDAVDICLPHHLHADAIVAAAEAGINVLCEKPLCLKPEEAQRVNDAVKSNGISLMCAHNQLFMPTVAKAKQLIDSGTIGAVYEVRTTDSFFNEFDPANMGWRAHAATSGGGELIDTGYHPSYLMLHLAGAKPVEVTAMLSTHRLTFMEGEDSAQVLIRFEEGVVGQLVTSWAYEPATSTERFSVVGELGSLTSDDTTVSYRLRSGGEESFTFEPVDTFVAEIGHFADCLISGTRPPHTEDEGIQVLGMLLAAYESAANKTIAPVLDVLS; translated from the coding sequence ATGATCAAGGTCGGTCTCATTGGCGGTGGCGGCATCGCCAGCGCGCACATCAAAGGATACCGCGCACACGCAGACAAGATCGTCGTCGTGGCGGTCGCCGACGCCTTTGAACCGACGGCGATACGTCGCGGTAAGGAACTCGGCGCGTCCGAGTACACGGATTACCGCGAGATGATTGCCAACGAAGAGCTTGACGCCGTCGACATCTGCCTACCCCACCATCTTCACGCTGACGCCATCGTCGCGGCCGCGGAGGCGGGCATCAACGTGCTGTGCGAGAAACCGCTCTGCCTGAAGCCGGAGGAAGCGCAGCGCGTCAACGACGCGGTCAAATCGAACGGCATCTCGTTGATGTGCGCGCACAACCAGCTCTTCATGCCGACTGTCGCCAAGGCCAAGCAACTTATCGATTCCGGCACGATCGGGGCCGTCTACGAAGTGCGCACGACCGACTCGTTTTTCAACGAATTCGATCCAGCCAACATGGGATGGCGCGCACACGCCGCCACATCCGGGGGTGGCGAACTCATCGACACCGGCTACCACCCGAGCTACCTCATGCTGCACCTCGCAGGCGCAAAGCCAGTCGAGGTGACAGCCATGCTGTCGACACATCGGTTGACGTTCATGGAGGGCGAAGACAGCGCCCAGGTGCTCATCCGCTTCGAAGAGGGCGTGGTCGGGCAGCTGGTGACCAGCTGGGCGTACGAACCTGCCACGTCAACGGAGCGGTTTTCTGTGGTCGGGGAACTCGGCTCGCTCACGAGCGACGACACGACGGTGAGCTACCGCCTGCGGTCCGGTGGGGAAGAATCGTTCACCTTCGAGCCGGTCGATACGTTCGTTGCCGAGATCGGCCACTTCGCGGATTGCCTGATCTCCGGCACCCGCCCGCCTCACACTGAAGACGAAGGCATCCAGGTACTGGGCATGCTACTCGCTGCGTACGAGAGCGCTGCAAACAAGACGATCGCGCCCGTGCTGGACGTGCTGAGCTGA
- a CDS encoding carbohydrate ABC transporter permease yields MKLTSPSGRGLKIVSNTVLVVIGLCFLVPLLWLLVASFDGTANLTLKLPAPLTIDNYTSVMTPDLAFIPLWNSLIISFGCAIVTVLVAILAAYPLSRYRMRINKPFMYGILFGTGLPITAMMVPVYTLFVSLNLLDSVSGTVLFMAATSLPMAIWMMKNFMDSVPITLEEAAWMDGSSMMSTLTRIVVPLMRPGLAVVFIFVFVQAWGNFFIPFVLLLSPNNMPASVSIFQFFGQYGAVAYGKLAAFSLIYSVPVLGLYVITSRFLGGSSALAGAVKG; encoded by the coding sequence ATGAAACTCACTTCGCCCTCGGGCCGCGGCCTTAAGATCGTCTCGAACACGGTCCTGGTGGTCATCGGACTCTGCTTCCTGGTCCCATTGTTGTGGCTGCTGGTGGCGTCTTTCGATGGGACCGCGAATCTGACTCTGAAACTGCCGGCTCCGTTGACCATCGACAACTACACATCGGTGATGACCCCGGATCTGGCCTTCATACCGTTGTGGAACAGCCTCATCATCTCGTTCGGCTGCGCGATTGTGACGGTGCTTGTCGCGATCCTGGCCGCCTATCCGCTTTCGCGATACCGGATGCGGATCAACAAGCCGTTCATGTACGGAATCCTCTTCGGCACCGGCCTCCCGATCACCGCGATGATGGTGCCGGTGTACACGCTCTTCGTCTCGCTCAACCTCTTGGACTCCGTGTCGGGAACGGTGCTCTTCATGGCGGCGACCAGCCTGCCCATGGCGATCTGGATGATGAAGAACTTCATGGACTCTGTGCCGATCACTCTGGAGGAGGCGGCATGGATGGATGGCTCTTCGATGATGTCCACGCTCACCCGCATCGTCGTTCCGCTCATGCGGCCCGGCCTGGCGGTGGTATTCATCTTCGTGTTCGTGCAAGCCTGGGGCAACTTCTTCATTCCGTTCGTGCTGCTGCTGAGCCCGAACAACATGCCTGCCTCAGTCAGCATTTTCCAGTTCTTCGGTCAGTACGGCGCCGTCGCGTACGGCAAGCTCGCCGCGTTCTCGCTGATCTACTCGGTGCCCGTGCTGGGGTTGTACGTCATAACCTCTCGGTTCCTCGGCGGCAGTTCGGCTTTGGCCGGCGCCGTCAAGGGCTGA
- a CDS encoding extracellular solute-binding protein encodes MKKRIIAVVAVGMVAAATLTGCSSGSSGGDSKTISIAYESYGGKQMQNYMARIATQFDKKYPGYTAKLVPIEAAENDYYTKLALMNKSASTAPDVLYEDTFLIKSDAAAGYLAPLDSNVKKWSDWSQFPANSRQAGQGADGKLYGIPMGTDTRALWYNKTVLQKAGVSLPWQPKTWNDIIDTAKKIKAAEPGVIPLNVYSGKGTGEGSTMQGFEMLLYGTQNQLTTSDGKWVAGSPGFKVSLQFVQDVYQGGVGPTAQQALDPNWSNQTPALLSQNKLGISLDGSWVSSSWGPSGVAPWTDWNSVMGQAKMPTQDGAAPGATSMSGGWTLAMGSKSKNPTAAWNFISLALNKDNSLFYATSNQNIPVRTDVASEPSYVSSNPTNAFFAGLVKITHFRPATSAYPTVSNNIQVAMESVMTGQQTPAAAQKVYDQALPQAVGGSKNVVTK; translated from the coding sequence ATGAAGAAACGCATCATCGCTGTCGTCGCGGTCGGTATGGTCGCAGCCGCGACGCTGACCGGCTGCTCATCCGGCAGCAGCGGCGGCGACAGCAAGACGATCTCGATCGCCTATGAGTCATACGGCGGCAAGCAGATGCAGAACTACATGGCCCGCATCGCCACGCAGTTCGACAAGAAGTACCCGGGCTACACGGCCAAGCTCGTTCCCATCGAAGCCGCTGAGAACGACTACTACACCAAGCTCGCGCTGATGAACAAGTCGGCATCGACCGCCCCTGACGTTCTCTACGAGGACACGTTCCTCATCAAGTCCGATGCGGCAGCAGGCTACCTTGCGCCGCTCGACAGCAATGTGAAGAAGTGGAGCGACTGGTCGCAGTTCCCGGCCAACTCACGCCAGGCGGGGCAGGGCGCCGACGGCAAGCTCTATGGTATCCCCATGGGCACCGACACGCGCGCGCTCTGGTACAACAAGACCGTTCTGCAGAAGGCCGGTGTCTCGCTGCCGTGGCAGCCGAAGACGTGGAATGACATCATCGACACTGCAAAGAAGATCAAAGCCGCCGAGCCCGGCGTGATCCCACTCAACGTTTACTCCGGTAAGGGTACCGGCGAGGGGTCCACCATGCAGGGCTTCGAGATGCTGCTCTACGGCACGCAGAACCAGTTGACCACGAGCGACGGCAAGTGGGTCGCCGGGTCACCAGGGTTCAAGGTCTCGCTGCAGTTCGTCCAGGACGTCTACCAGGGAGGCGTCGGGCCGACTGCTCAGCAGGCTCTCGATCCCAACTGGTCCAACCAGACTCCCGCGTTGCTGTCGCAGAACAAACTCGGCATCAGTCTCGACGGTTCGTGGGTCTCGAGCAGCTGGGGGCCATCCGGTGTCGCGCCGTGGACCGACTGGAACTCGGTGATGGGCCAGGCCAAGATGCCGACGCAAGACGGCGCCGCACCTGGCGCGACGAGCATGTCAGGTGGGTGGACGCTCGCGATGGGGTCGAAGTCGAAGAACCCGACGGCAGCGTGGAACTTCATCTCGCTTGCGCTCAACAAGGACAACTCGCTGTTCTACGCCACCAGCAACCAGAACATCCCGGTGCGCACCGACGTCGCGAGCGAGCCCTCCTACGTGTCGTCCAACCCGACGAATGCGTTCTTCGCAGGGCTGGTTAAGATCACCCATTTCCGGCCTGCAACGTCGGCATACCCGACCGTGTCGAACAACATTCAAGTGGCCATGGAGTCTGTGATGACAGGACAGCAGACGCCGGCGGCCGCACAGAAGGTGTACGACCAGGCGTTGCCGCAGGCCGTCGGCGGCTCGAAGAACGTGGTTACGAAGTAG
- a CDS encoding carbohydrate ABC transporter permease, whose product MTSLTHTAEATGAPGRGGASPSRPHHARRALLRSIPLIPAMVLVAIFLLGPVIDAFYGSFTNMALTGAAAQNSEFIGFQNYIQLFQNPDFWKSVWLTVLFVVGSAIIGQNVLGLALAMLMRSGSKMLSGVVGTLVVTSWVLPEVVGAFCAYAFFSGSGTLNEILAIVGIKGTDWLYVVPMVSVILANIWRGTAFSMMVYSAAITEVPEEITESAELDGASGWKRLIYITLPMIRRSISTNLMLTTLQTLSVFGLIYIMTAGGPGTSSSTLPVLAYQEAFKFSQLGLGTAIAVVMLIIGAVFSIIYIKALKPEVD is encoded by the coding sequence ATGACGTCGCTCACGCATACCGCAGAGGCGACGGGCGCTCCCGGGCGGGGAGGGGCTTCCCCTTCCCGCCCGCACCACGCTCGACGTGCTTTGCTGCGGTCCATACCGCTGATTCCAGCCATGGTGCTGGTCGCGATCTTCCTGCTCGGGCCGGTGATCGACGCGTTCTACGGCTCGTTCACCAACATGGCCCTCACGGGCGCCGCGGCACAGAACTCCGAGTTCATCGGATTTCAGAACTACATCCAACTGTTCCAGAACCCAGACTTCTGGAAGTCAGTCTGGCTGACCGTCCTGTTCGTCGTCGGTAGCGCGATCATCGGCCAGAACGTGCTTGGCTTGGCACTCGCCATGCTCATGCGTTCAGGCAGCAAGATGCTGAGCGGTGTTGTGGGCACACTTGTGGTGACGTCATGGGTGCTCCCCGAGGTCGTGGGCGCATTCTGCGCGTATGCATTCTTCAGCGGGAGCGGCACTCTCAACGAGATTCTCGCGATTGTCGGAATCAAAGGCACCGACTGGCTTTACGTCGTGCCCATGGTTTCCGTCATCTTGGCAAACATCTGGCGCGGGACGGCGTTCTCGATGATGGTTTACTCTGCCGCGATCACCGAGGTGCCCGAGGAGATCACCGAATCGGCGGAGCTCGACGGGGCGAGCGGCTGGAAGCGCCTCATCTACATCACCCTCCCGATGATCCGGCGCAGTATCTCTACCAACCTGATGCTCACCACGCTGCAGACACTGAGCGTCTTCGGGCTGATCTACATCATGACGGCCGGCGGACCTGGCACGTCAAGCTCGACACTCCCCGTGCTGGCGTACCAGGAGGCGTTCAAGTTCTCACAACTGGGCTTGGGCACAGCGATCGCCGTGGTGATGCTCATCATCGGTGCAGTGTTCTCGATTATTTACATCAAAGCGCTCAAGCCGGAGGTCGACTGA
- a CDS encoding MGMT family protein — translation MNASGGRPSRRPRAASSGTVASAKDGGRVASAKDGGRVASAKDGGRVASASERIETRIETRIETRIETRIQTPDPADSFVERVLEIVADIPPGRVMTYGDVAATLGSRAARAVGTVMARYGSDVPWWRVVRASGEAPVCHERLALEHYREERTPLRGMTTEDAARTGAEDHFRIDLRQARWSPFADERAAL, via the coding sequence GTGAACGCCTCCGGTGGTCGCCCTTCGAGACGGCCGCGAGCGGCCTCCTCAGGAACCGTAGCGAGCGCCAAAGATGGTGGTCGAGTAGCGAGCGCCAAAGATGGTGGTCGAGTAGCGAGCGCCAAAGATGGTGGTCGAGTAGCGAGCGCCAGCGAGCGTATCGAGACCCGTATCGAGACCCGTATCGAGACCCGTATCGAGACCCGTATCCAGACCCCTGACCCGGCCGATTCGTTCGTCGAGCGTGTGCTCGAAATCGTGGCGGACATCCCACCCGGCCGTGTCATGACCTACGGTGACGTCGCGGCAACGCTCGGCTCGCGGGCCGCCCGTGCGGTCGGCACCGTGATGGCTCGCTACGGTTCGGATGTCCCGTGGTGGCGGGTCGTGCGTGCGAGCGGTGAGGCGCCGGTTTGCCATGAGCGTCTGGCGTTGGAACACTACCGCGAGGAGCGCACCCCTCTGCGCGGCATGACAACCGAAGACGCGGCCCGCACCGGTGCAGAAGACCACTTTCGGATCGACTTGCGACAGGCCCGCTGGTCGCCGTTCGCCGACGAGCGCGCCGCGCTATGA
- a CDS encoding NADP-dependent isocitrate dehydrogenase, translating into MSKIKVEGTVVELDGDEMTRIIWQAIKEQLIYPHLDINLERYDLSIQTRDETNDQITIDAAHAIQKHGVGVKCATITPDEARVEEFGLKKMWKSPNGTIRNILGGTIFREPIIISNIPRLVPGWNKPIIIGRHAFGDQYRATDFVFDGPGTLTISFQPADGSEAQSFNVFDAPGGGVAMAMYNLDDSIRDFARASLSYGLDRNYPVYLSTKNTILKAYDGRFKDLFAEVFENEYKERFEEAGLTYEHRLIDDMVAASLKWEGGYVWACKNYDGDVQSDTVAQGFGSLGLMTSVLTTPDGKIVEAEAAHGTVTRHYRQHQAGKPTSTNPIASIYAWTRGLAHRGKLDGNQALIDFSHTLEDVVIKTVESGKMTKDLALLHGGDQPYQTTEEFMASLAENLEARLA; encoded by the coding sequence TTGTCAAAAATCAAGGTTGAAGGCACCGTCGTCGAGCTCGACGGCGACGAGATGACGCGGATCATCTGGCAGGCCATCAAGGAGCAACTGATCTACCCGCACCTCGACATCAACCTCGAGCGCTACGACCTGTCGATTCAGACGCGTGACGAGACAAACGACCAGATCACGATCGACGCAGCCCACGCCATCCAAAAGCACGGGGTTGGCGTCAAGTGCGCGACGATCACGCCTGACGAGGCCCGTGTCGAAGAATTCGGCCTGAAGAAGATGTGGAAGAGCCCGAACGGCACGATCCGCAACATCCTCGGCGGAACGATCTTCCGCGAGCCGATCATCATTTCAAACATCCCGCGTCTGGTGCCTGGGTGGAACAAGCCGATCATCATCGGTCGTCACGCATTCGGCGACCAGTACCGCGCAACGGACTTCGTCTTCGACGGCCCGGGCACGCTGACCATCAGCTTCCAGCCGGCGGATGGTTCGGAGGCTCAGTCGTTCAATGTCTTCGACGCGCCCGGCGGCGGTGTCGCGATGGCCATGTACAACCTGGATGACTCGATCCGCGACTTCGCGCGCGCATCGCTGAGCTACGGTCTCGACCGCAACTACCCGGTGTATCTCTCGACGAAAAACACGATTCTCAAGGCCTATGACGGCCGGTTCAAGGATCTGTTCGCTGAGGTCTTCGAGAATGAGTACAAGGAGCGTTTCGAGGAGGCCGGGCTCACCTACGAGCACCGCCTGATCGACGACATGGTCGCTGCTTCGCTCAAGTGGGAGGGCGGCTACGTCTGGGCCTGCAAGAACTACGACGGCGATGTGCAGTCCGACACAGTCGCACAGGGCTTCGGCTCCCTCGGTCTGATGACCAGTGTGCTGACGACACCCGACGGCAAGATCGTTGAGGCGGAGGCGGCGCACGGCACCGTCACCCGCCACTACCGTCAGCACCAGGCGGGCAAGCCGACTTCGACGAACCCGATCGCCTCGATCTATGCCTGGACCCGCGGCCTCGCGCACCGCGGCAAGCTCGACGGCAACCAGGCGCTGATCGACTTCTCGCACACGCTCGAGGATGTCGTCATCAAGACCGTCGAATCCGGCAAGATGACCAAGGATCTCGCGTTGTTGCACGGCGGCGACCAGCCGTATCAGACGACTGAAGAGTTCATGGCGTCGCTGGCCGAGAACCTTGAGGCGCGCCTGGCGTAA
- a CDS encoding alpha/beta fold hydrolase: MVNPMVAMAKRPLERSRNRRLLEITGPGTIREERFVPLGGIQQWVTIRGRDATNRVLLILHGGPGSSYTPFNSWLGSWEREFTLVQWDQRGGGKTFLRTGTAPDLSLERLVADGIELAQSLVERFGSPIVLMGSSVGSLIGAIIARRRPELVSSFVAANVLTNEPGDEGYRLVRDWAERRGDRHAIRDLQRLGPDSHHWSPGDSLTFSKIAIKASEGVPDMVYDLMLPALMYSPDYTMGDIRQLEKGMALALHELQPEYNAYDFDALGWDYEVPVTIVQGEGDLISPVVLARRHFDRIRAPHKQFVTVTGAGHLVEFAARERFLTILKELRVAT, translated from the coding sequence ATGGTCAACCCGATGGTCGCGATGGCCAAGCGGCCGCTCGAACGGTCTCGCAACCGACGCCTGTTGGAGATCACCGGACCGGGTACGATCCGTGAGGAGCGTTTCGTGCCGTTGGGCGGCATCCAGCAGTGGGTCACCATCCGCGGACGGGATGCCACCAATCGCGTTCTGCTCATCCTCCACGGTGGTCCCGGGTCGTCTTACACTCCTTTCAACTCGTGGCTCGGCTCCTGGGAGCGAGAGTTCACGCTCGTGCAGTGGGATCAGCGCGGCGGCGGCAAGACGTTTCTGCGAACGGGCACCGCGCCCGACCTTTCGCTGGAGCGACTCGTCGCCGACGGCATCGAACTGGCGCAATCGCTCGTGGAACGGTTCGGAAGCCCGATCGTGCTGATGGGCAGCTCGGTCGGCAGCCTCATCGGCGCCATCATCGCCAGACGCCGTCCCGAGCTCGTCAGCTCGTTTGTCGCCGCCAACGTGCTGACTAATGAGCCGGGAGACGAGGGGTATCGACTCGTCAGGGACTGGGCCGAGCGGCGCGGGGATCGGCACGCGATCCGCGACCTCCAGCGCCTCGGGCCGGACAGTCACCACTGGTCGCCAGGGGACTCGCTCACCTTCAGCAAGATCGCGATCAAGGCCAGCGAAGGTGTACCAGACATGGTCTACGACCTCATGCTGCCGGCGCTGATGTACAGCCCCGACTACACCATGGGCGACATCCGGCAACTCGAAAAAGGCATGGCCCTGGCATTGCACGAGCTTCAACCGGAATACAACGCCTACGACTTCGACGCACTCGGTTGGGACTACGAAGTGCCCGTCACCATCGTGCAAGGAGAAGGAGACCTGATCAGCCCCGTCGTCCTCGCCCGACGTCACTTCGACCGAATACGGGCCCCGCACAAACAATTCGTGACAGTGACAGGCGCCGGGCACCTTGTCGAATTCGCCGCCCGAGAGCGATTCCTGACGATTCTGAAGGAGCTCCGGGTCGCCACATAG
- a CDS encoding SRPBCC domain-containing protein: MASPNGNATLLTGGVRPAVRFERHLTDTAPAVWQSLTDRSRLKTWFPSDVIVAGGQWQVGAAISFPFPPDQIDMTLTGEVIIVDEPYVLAYTWGDELLRFELSPMSDGTELVLIDELEASVAARNAAGWEGCLDLLEGRPSAPDDWQGYFDAYAAAFEPVLGPQAGPPAEYHGT, from the coding sequence ATGGCGAGCCCAAACGGCAACGCAACTCTCTTGACAGGCGGTGTTCGGCCTGCGGTGCGGTTCGAACGTCACCTGACGGATACCGCACCCGCGGTTTGGCAGTCGCTGACTGATCGAAGCCGGTTGAAGACGTGGTTCCCGTCTGACGTCATCGTCGCCGGCGGGCAGTGGCAGGTCGGTGCTGCGATCAGCTTTCCATTTCCACCTGACCAGATCGACATGACGTTGACCGGCGAAGTCATTATCGTCGACGAGCCCTACGTGTTGGCGTACACGTGGGGCGATGAGTTGCTTCGTTTCGAACTCTCGCCGATGTCGGACGGAACGGAGCTTGTGTTGATCGACGAACTGGAGGCGAGCGTCGCAGCGCGCAACGCAGCCGGCTGGGAAGGCTGTCTTGACCTGCTCGAGGGGCGCCCATCCGCCCCCGACGACTGGCAAGGCTACTTCGATGCGTATGCCGCTGCATTCGAGCCGGTGCTTGGCCCGCAAGCCGGGCCGCCGGCCGAATACCACGGCACCTGA